The proteins below come from a single Desulfomicrobium escambiense DSM 10707 genomic window:
- a CDS encoding PAS domain S-box protein — MHDSSAPPPSSRLKQDLIAARARIAELESLLLSLQSRPGPVRDAGGSNAAVYQSMVDNLPLSIMTYDRDGRVTFVNRFHLETFARGRLGQKFFLGLHLTELPGLVSAGLRDELEGLIQGQPLALESVFIPRLSAGGSAWQSVRGIPLHDAGRACGGILIREDVTGRKLAESALRESEQRLRVIADNTHDWEYWRGPDGKYLWVSPASREITGLAPDVFLGDFGLHIRSVIHPDDRQRWLSHLDEADALRPAHREMEFRIIKPAGEVVWISHVCKAIYDADGKYLGRRGCNRDITARKQAENDLRSTLTELSAVHKSAPVVMVLFDEETRVRKLNRAALEFIGRSEEDILGLRCGEVLGCPNHDASSLGCGFGQACPMCAMSGVIRDTFADRQSRQNVEFWLLHGESGGEDRCLLLSADYLEVQSAPLVLVCALDITHQKAVEASLLRAKEEAEAANRAKSEFLANMSHELRTPLNGVMGMMQLLQSTQLDEEQDEFVSMALRSSDRLTRLLSDILDISKIEAGKVEIVRETFSPAELAESVSDLFSLAAREKSLPLSCALHPDLPQRLVGDAARVRQVLFNLVGNSLKFTDSGSITLEMTPLASPRADALRVLFSVHDTGIGIPADKFGELFKPFVQVEGSYTRRYQGAGLGLAIVKRLVELMDGNIFIESEPGMGTSMHVVLPFELHAGAQRDMRAGFRTGETRPGLRILVAEDDPSNQLYMRRILEKAGHAVVLATNGRQAFDFWENADFDLILMDIQMPLMGGTEAVRLIRETETRTGRAPVPIIALTAYAMAGDRERFMSHGMDDYVGKPAGIGALEAAIARACRRP; from the coding sequence ATGCACGATTCATCCGCGCCGCCCCCCTCTTCCCGCCTTAAGCAGGATCTCATCGCTGCACGTGCGCGCATCGCGGAGCTGGAAAGTCTGCTCCTGAGCCTGCAGTCGCGGCCCGGCCCTGTCCGGGACGCGGGCGGGTCGAATGCGGCCGTCTACCAATCCATGGTGGACAACCTCCCCCTGTCCATCATGACCTATGACCGCGACGGACGCGTGACCTTCGTCAACCGGTTCCATCTGGAAACCTTCGCTAGGGGTCGACTCGGCCAGAAATTCTTTCTCGGCCTCCATCTGACGGAACTGCCCGGCTTGGTTTCCGCCGGTCTGCGGGACGAACTCGAAGGGTTGATCCAAGGCCAGCCCCTGGCCCTGGAGAGCGTCTTCATCCCGCGCCTCTCCGCCGGCGGGTCGGCCTGGCAAAGCGTCAGGGGCATCCCCCTGCATGACGCGGGCAGGGCCTGCGGCGGCATCCTCATCCGCGAGGACGTCACTGGGCGCAAACTGGCCGAAAGCGCGCTCAGGGAGAGCGAGCAGCGCCTGCGCGTCATCGCCGACAACACCCACGACTGGGAATACTGGCGGGGCCCGGACGGCAAGTACCTCTGGGTTTCCCCGGCCTCGCGCGAGATCACGGGCCTGGCCCCGGATGTGTTTCTTGGCGACTTCGGCCTGCATATCCGCTCCGTCATCCATCCCGACGACCGGCAGCGCTGGCTGTCCCACCTCGACGAGGCAGACGCGCTGCGCCCGGCCCACAGGGAGATGGAATTCCGCATCATCAAGCCCGCCGGTGAAGTCGTCTGGATCAGCCACGTCTGCAAGGCTATCTATGACGCCGACGGCAAATACCTCGGCAGGCGCGGCTGCAACCGCGACATCACGGCCCGCAAACAGGCCGAAAACGACCTGCGGTCGACCCTGACCGAGCTTTCGGCCGTGCACAAGAGCGCCCCGGTTGTCATGGTGCTGTTCGATGAAGAGACGCGGGTCCGCAAGCTCAACCGGGCGGCTCTGGAGTTCATCGGCCGCAGCGAGGAGGACATCCTGGGCCTGCGCTGCGGCGAAGTGCTGGGCTGCCCGAACCACGACGCGTCATCGCTGGGCTGCGGATTCGGCCAGGCCTGCCCGATGTGCGCCATGAGCGGCGTCATCCGGGACACCTTCGCCGACCGGCAGAGCAGACAGAACGTGGAATTCTGGCTGCTGCACGGCGAGTCCGGAGGCGAGGACCGCTGCCTGCTGCTCAGCGCGGACTACCTGGAAGTGCAAAGCGCGCCGCTGGTCCTGGTCTGTGCCCTGGACATCACCCACCAGAAGGCCGTCGAAGCGAGCCTGCTGCGCGCCAAGGAGGAGGCCGAAGCCGCCAATCGCGCCAAATCCGAGTTCCTGGCCAACATGAGCCACGAGCTGCGCACGCCCCTCAACGGCGTCATGGGCATGATGCAGCTCCTGCAATCCACGCAGCTCGACGAGGAACAGGACGAGTTCGTGTCCATGGCCCTGCGTTCCTCGGACCGGCTGACCCGGCTGCTCTCGGACATCCTCGACATTTCGAAGATCGAGGCCGGCAAGGTCGAAATCGTGCGCGAAACGTTCAGTCCGGCGGAGCTGGCCGAATCCGTGTCCGACCTCTTCAGCCTCGCGGCCCGGGAAAAGAGTCTGCCCCTGTCCTGCGCCCTGCATCCCGACCTGCCGCAGCGCCTCGTGGGCGACGCCGCCCGCGTGCGACAGGTCCTCTTCAACCTGGTGGGCAACTCCCTCAAGTTCACGGATTCGGGCTCCATCACCCTGGAGATGACGCCTCTGGCCTCGCCGCGGGCAGATGCGCTGCGCGTTCTCTTTTCCGTGCACGACACGGGCATCGGCATCCCCGCCGACAAGTTCGGCGAGCTGTTCAAGCCCTTCGTCCAGGTGGAGGGATCCTACACGCGCAGATACCAGGGCGCAGGCCTGGGCCTGGCCATCGTCAAGCGCCTGGTGGAACTCATGGACGGGAACATCTTCATCGAAAGCGAGCCGGGCATGGGCACCTCGATGCATGTGGTTTTGCCCTTCGAACTGCATGCAGGCGCCCAGAGGGATATGCGTGCCGGGTTTCGGACCGGGGAAACGCGCCCTGGCCTGCGCATCCTGGTGGCCGAGGACGATCCGTCCAACCAGCTCTACATGCGGCGCATCCTGGAAAAGGCGGGCCACGCTGTCGTACTGGCGACCAATGGCCGCCAGGCGTTCGACTTCTGGGAAAATGCCGACTTCGACCTGATCCTCATGGACATCCAGATGCCGCTCATGGGCGGGACCGAAGCCGTCAGGCTGATCAGGGAGACGGAAACCCGGACCGGCAGGGCCCCGGTCCCCATCATCGCGCTGACCGCCTACGCCATGGCCGGGGACCGCGAGAGATTCATGTCCCATGGCATGGACGACTATGTCGGCAAGCCGGCAGGAATCGGCGCCCTGGAGGCGGCCATCGCCAGAGCCTGCCGCCGGCCCTGA
- a CDS encoding YeeE/YedE thiosulfate transporter family protein, whose product MDTAQIMGLVTGILFGFLLQKGRVLRFEKQVGAMLLKDMTILKFMLSAIIVGMVGVALLSDAGVIALSHKPMNVGAILVGGALFGAGWAVMGFCPGTSVGALGEGRWHAAFGIAGMIAGAALYAELYPLMKATVLSWADLGKIGLPETLGVSPWVVIIVFIAVALGLFRWFESRGL is encoded by the coding sequence ATGGACACTGCGCAGATCATGGGACTGGTCACCGGCATCCTGTTCGGGTTCCTGTTGCAGAAGGGGCGCGTGCTGCGCTTCGAGAAGCAGGTCGGGGCCATGCTCCTCAAGGACATGACCATCCTCAAGTTCATGCTCTCGGCCATCATCGTCGGCATGGTCGGCGTGGCTCTGTTGTCGGATGCGGGAGTGATCGCCCTCAGTCACAAGCCCATGAACGTCGGCGCCATCCTGGTCGGCGGCGCCCTGTTCGGAGCAGGCTGGGCGGTCATGGGCTTCTGCCCGGGGACGTCCGTGGGCGCCCTGGGCGAGGGCCGCTGGCACGCCGCCTTCGGCATCGCCGGCATGATCGCCGGCGCGGCCCTCTACGCGGAACTCTACCCGCTGATGAAGGCCACGGTCCTGTCCTGGGCCGACCTGGGCAAGATCGGCCTGCCCGAAACCCTGGGCGTGTCGCCCTGGGTGGTCATCATCGTCTTCATCGCCGTGGCCCTGGGGCTTTTCCGCTGGTTCGAGAGCAGGGGGCTGTGA
- a CDS encoding TrkH family potassium uptake protein: protein MTFRSRMLKMHPAALVLASFLAVILIGSLLLMLPAATFAGRIAAVDALFTATSAVCVTGLTVADTATTFTLFGQAVILGLIQVGGLGLMTISVALFNWLGRSVSIRHRLVMQDVFTHTPREDIASLVRSVILFTLGVEAVGAVLLTLHWLVEYPFGKALYFGVFHSISAFCNAGFALFPDSLVRYNGSLLLNFAVCALIVIGGIGFPVLYDLQAWATGRKGSRGRLALQTKVVLWTTLILITGGSVMFYLLEMHGSLPDGPPAQKFLAPVFQSITCRTAGFNTVDIGALQDATLTFMLFLMFFGASPGSCGGGVKTTTLALLAAFTICRVRKSPRVNMFRKSVPNETVTRSVSLVLVSLSIIGLAVFLLLAGDAVGESALATPHGSFLSYMFETVSAFGTVGLSMGITPSLTVWGKLVITCMMFIGRVGVLTFTYIVVGAGPARGVEYSEENLMIG from the coding sequence ATGACCTTCCGTTCCCGCATGCTGAAGATGCATCCCGCGGCTCTCGTCCTGGCGAGTTTCCTGGCCGTCATTCTCATCGGCAGCCTGCTGCTCATGCTGCCCGCCGCGACCTTTGCCGGCCGCATCGCCGCCGTGGACGCCCTGTTCACCGCAACCTCGGCCGTGTGTGTCACGGGCCTGACCGTGGCCGACACCGCGACCACCTTCACCCTGTTCGGCCAGGCCGTCATCCTCGGCCTCATCCAGGTGGGGGGGCTTGGCCTCATGACCATATCCGTGGCCCTCTTCAACTGGCTCGGACGCAGTGTCTCCATCCGGCACAGGCTGGTCATGCAGGATGTCTTCACCCACACCCCGCGCGAGGACATTGCCAGCCTCGTCAGGAGCGTCATCCTGTTCACGCTCGGCGTGGAAGCCGTCGGGGCCGTCCTGCTCACCCTGCATTGGCTTGTGGAGTATCCGTTCGGGAAGGCGTTGTATTTTGGCGTCTTTCATTCCATCTCAGCGTTCTGCAACGCCGGGTTCGCTCTTTTTCCCGACAGCCTGGTGCGCTACAACGGAAGCCTGCTTCTGAACTTCGCCGTCTGCGCCCTCATCGTCATCGGCGGCATCGGCTTCCCCGTATTGTACGACCTCCAAGCCTGGGCGACCGGCCGCAAGGGGTCCAGGGGTCGTTTGGCGCTGCAGACCAAGGTCGTGCTCTGGACGACGCTCATCCTCATCACGGGAGGCTCCGTGATGTTCTATCTGCTCGAAATGCACGGCTCGCTGCCGGACGGGCCCCCGGCGCAGAAGTTCCTGGCACCGGTCTTCCAGTCCATCACCTGCAGGACCGCCGGCTTCAACACCGTGGACATCGGCGCCCTGCAGGACGCAACCCTGACTTTCATGCTTTTCCTCATGTTTTTTGGTGCGTCCCCGGGATCGTGCGGCGGCGGCGTCAAGACGACGACGCTGGCCCTGCTGGCCGCCTTCACCATCTGCCGCGTCCGCAAAAGCCCGCGCGTCAACATGTTCCGCAAGAGCGTTCCGAACGAGACCGTGACCCGCAGCGTATCCCTCGTCCTGGTTTCCCTGAGCATCATCGGACTGGCCGTGTTCCTGCTCCTGGCCGGGGACGCGGTGGGCGAGAGCGCCCTGGCCACGCCTCACGGGTCGTTTTTGTCCTACATGTTCGAGACCGTGTCGGCCTTCGGCACCGTGGGGCTGTCCATGGGGATCACGCCGTCCCTGACGGTATGGGGCAAGCTGGTCATCACCTGCATGATGTTCATCGGGCGGGTCGGCGTGCTGACCTTCACCTACATCGTCGTGGGCGCGGGCCCGGCCAGGGGCGTCGAGTATTCCGAAGAAAACCTGATGATCGGATAG
- a CDS encoding bacteriohemerythrin: MSGKPDTFRTEWTTFAVCACILAAVLTYENQREYAAIKAREQERLTAVASVSEYMVETQLGKIGATLGNLRDAFPPPALTQRLRDSSAALSTAARLKILATAMTSVRSLDIIDASGAILASNLDEHAGQNAAAQEYFTTPRDRPADDALYVSRPFNSTVGDLTVNITKCLIAPDGSFAGLVTAAVDPEFFRAIMTAVLYAPNSWARLVHGSGTILLWVPERPGLVGSNLAIPGTFFTRHLESGLESALFEGKSYAAQEESLLILRTVQSPSLKLSPPLVLGVGRDTHTVFLYWRHNVRVSIVLFCSVSLAGAAALFSSQRWRRTTRLRSERMGIELQSVRTELESFFSISPNLLVIADLQGVCQKLNPAWEKGMGYAAGELEGQHCVDLFHPDDTQAVFDTLADIAAGKTISDFVARFRHRDGSYRCLEWSAAGRDGLVYAAAHDITERKETERHLHELAYHDRLTGLPNRSLFFDRLSQALSVAKRNQKRLGILFLDLDGFKKVNDEHGHDAGDTVLKTIAGKLVETVRATDTVARMGGDEFVVILSEIEGQDGAELVTRKILSAVTPEIPLSDTLTCSVGASIGISLYPEHGADMDSLLMAADMAMYLSKKKGRNGFAFAGEAEQPETGVRLSEKHVVGVGEIDEQHAELVSLVNRLCSTLQVGDGLVVESLFKVLLAYTEYHFATELRLMLQHDYPNRREHDAEHEQLVRELRHFGLEMGGRDAAFLSDFFTTWLLEHILKQDKALGAFLRGLREPAGTWT, encoded by the coding sequence ATGTCCGGCAAGCCGGATACATTCCGCACAGAATGGACGACCTTCGCGGTCTGCGCCTGCATCCTGGCTGCCGTCCTGACATACGAGAATCAGCGTGAATACGCCGCCATCAAGGCTCGGGAACAGGAACGCCTGACGGCCGTGGCCTCGGTCAGCGAGTACATGGTCGAGACCCAGCTCGGAAAGATCGGCGCGACCCTCGGCAACCTCCGGGACGCATTCCCCCCTCCCGCGCTCACGCAACGCCTTCGTGACAGCTCGGCGGCCCTTTCGACCGCAGCCAGGCTCAAGATCCTGGCCACGGCCATGACCAGCGTCCGCTCCCTGGACATCATCGACGCGTCGGGCGCAATCCTCGCGTCCAACCTCGATGAGCACGCAGGCCAGAACGCGGCGGCACAGGAATACTTCACGACTCCCCGCGACCGACCTGCCGACGATGCCCTCTACGTCAGCCGCCCCTTCAACAGCACCGTCGGCGACCTGACCGTCAACATCACGAAATGCCTCATCGCGCCGGACGGCTCCTTTGCCGGCCTGGTCACGGCCGCCGTCGACCCGGAGTTCTTCCGGGCCATCATGACCGCGGTGCTGTACGCTCCCAATTCATGGGCCAGGCTGGTCCACGGCTCGGGCACGATCCTCCTCTGGGTGCCCGAAAGGCCGGGACTCGTCGGCTCGAACCTGGCCATCCCGGGCACATTTTTCACGCGTCACCTCGAGAGCGGACTCGAATCCGCCCTGTTCGAGGGGAAAAGCTATGCCGCGCAGGAAGAGTCCCTGCTCATCCTGCGCACGGTGCAGTCGCCGAGCCTCAAGCTGAGTCCGCCGCTGGTCCTGGGCGTCGGCAGGGACACGCACACCGTGTTCCTGTATTGGCGCCATAATGTTCGCGTCTCCATCGTCCTCTTCTGCTCCGTCTCCCTGGCCGGGGCAGCAGCCCTCTTCAGCTCGCAGCGCTGGCGCCGCACGACGCGCCTCCGTTCCGAACGCATGGGCATCGAACTGCAGTCGGTCCGGACGGAACTCGAAAGCTTCTTTTCCATTTCCCCGAACCTGCTCGTCATCGCCGACCTCCAAGGCGTCTGCCAGAAACTCAACCCGGCCTGGGAAAAGGGCATGGGGTACGCTGCCGGGGAACTGGAAGGTCAACATTGCGTCGACCTCTTCCACCCCGACGACACGCAAGCGGTTTTCGATACCCTGGCCGACATCGCCGCCGGCAAGACCATTTCCGACTTCGTGGCCAGATTCCGGCACAGGGACGGGTCCTACCGTTGCCTCGAATGGTCCGCGGCAGGCCGCGACGGCCTAGTCTACGCCGCGGCCCACGACATCACCGAGCGCAAGGAGACGGAGCGGCATCTGCATGAACTGGCCTACCATGACCGCCTGACGGGGCTCCCCAACCGATCGCTCTTCTTCGACCGCCTGTCCCAGGCCCTGTCCGTCGCCAAACGCAACCAGAAGCGTCTGGGCATCCTCTTCCTCGACCTGGACGGGTTCAAGAAGGTCAACGACGAGCACGGCCACGACGCGGGCGACACGGTCCTGAAGACCATCGCCGGCAAGCTCGTGGAAACCGTGCGGGCCACCGACACCGTCGCCAGAATGGGCGGCGACGAGTTCGTGGTCATCCTCAGCGAGATCGAGGGCCAGGACGGGGCCGAACTCGTGACGCGGAAGATCCTGAGCGCGGTGACCCCCGAGATTCCCCTGTCCGACACGCTGACGTGCTCGGTCGGCGCCAGCATCGGCATCAGCCTCTATCCCGAGCATGGCGCCGACATGGACAGCCTGCTCATGGCCGCGGACATGGCCATGTACCTGAGCAAAAAGAAGGGCCGAAACGGCTTCGCCTTCGCCGGAGAGGCAGAACAGCCCGAAACCGGCGTCAGGCTGAGCGAAAAGCATGTCGTGGGCGTGGGGGAGATCGACGAGCAGCACGCGGAATTGGTCTCGCTGGTCAACAGATTGTGCTCCACCCTGCAGGTCGGGGATGGCCTGGTGGTGGAGAGCCTTTTCAAGGTGCTCCTGGCGTACACCGAATACCATTTCGCCACCGAGCTGAGGCTCATGCTGCAGCACGACTACCCGAACCGCAGGGAACATGACGCCGAACACGAACAGCTGGTGCGGGAGCTGCGCCACTTCGGCCTGGAGATGGGCGGCAGGGACGCTGCGTTCCTGAGCGACTTTTTCACGACATGGCTCCTGGAACACATCCTGAAGCAGGACAAGGCGCTCGGCGCGTTCCTGCGCGGCCTGCGGGAACCGGCAGGGACCTGGACCTGA
- a CDS encoding molybdopterin-binding protein: protein MKTIAVEHAVGTVLCHDITRIVPGGEKGPAFRRGHVVREEDIPVLLDIGKANLYVFDPADGFVHEDTAAVRLARAAAGRGIVLSEPQEGKVTLTAEEDGLLCIDVDGLMRLNSIEDVTFSTIHRHQRVRPGRVLAGTRVIPLVVPEELMRAAEAVCAEHAPLIEVKPLRRAKVGVVTTGSEIFHGRIKDGFGPLLRAKFDDLGSEVVDQVFVSDIVGLTVDAITSLVRQGADFIAVTGGMSVDPDDQTPAAIRATGAEVVSYGAPTYPGAMFMLAYLGDVPILGLPGCVMYYKASIFDLVVPRILAGERLTRRDIVALGHGGLCENCGTCRYPACGFGK, encoded by the coding sequence ATGAAGACGATCGCTGTCGAACACGCTGTCGGAACAGTGCTCTGCCATGACATCACCCGGATCGTGCCGGGCGGCGAAAAGGGCCCGGCCTTCCGGCGCGGGCACGTGGTGCGGGAGGAGGACATCCCCGTGCTGCTCGATATCGGCAAGGCCAACCTCTACGTCTTCGACCCGGCCGACGGCTTTGTGCACGAGGACACGGCCGCCGTCCGCCTGGCCCGGGCAGCGGCCGGACGCGGCATCGTCTTGAGCGAGCCCCAGGAGGGCAAGGTCACGCTGACCGCCGAAGAGGACGGCCTGCTGTGCATCGACGTGGACGGGCTCATGCGCCTCAATTCCATCGAAGACGTGACCTTCAGCACCATCCACCGCCACCAGCGCGTGCGCCCCGGCCGCGTTCTGGCCGGCACGCGGGTCATACCGCTGGTCGTCCCCGAGGAACTCATGCGCGCGGCCGAGGCGGTCTGCGCCGAGCACGCCCCCCTGATCGAGGTCAAACCGCTGCGGCGCGCCAAGGTCGGCGTGGTGACGACGGGCAGCGAGATCTTCCACGGCCGCATCAAGGATGGCTTCGGCCCCCTGCTGCGCGCCAAGTTCGACGACCTGGGCAGCGAGGTCGTGGACCAGGTCTTCGTGTCCGACATCGTCGGCCTGACCGTCGACGCCATCACGTCCCTGGTCCGCCAGGGCGCGGACTTCATCGCCGTGACCGGCGGCATGAGCGTGGACCCCGACGACCAGACACCCGCGGCCATCCGCGCCACGGGGGCCGAGGTTGTCTCCTACGGCGCGCCGACCTATCCAGGCGCCATGTTCATGCTGGCCTACTTGGGCGATGTGCCCATCCTGGGTCTGCCCGGCTGCGTCATGTATTACAAGGCCAGCATCTTCGATCTGGTGGTGCCCCGCATCCTGGCGGGCGAACGCCTCACGCGCCGCGACATCGTGGCCCTGGGCCACGGCGGCCTGTGCGAAAACTGCGGGACGTGCCGCTACCCGGCCTGCGGCTTCGGGAAATGA
- a CDS encoding YeeE/YedE thiosulfate transporter family protein — MVFLNRHARRPAAQGFGSQSFQEGTRMQSNRNDGGWSPYLAGALVGVLAILSAYATTVWLGKTTYLGASTTFVRGAGIIEKQVVPERVEANEYFTKEKVKVDWQFMLVLGIFAGAFIAASTDKSFKLEGVPPVWKERFGPSVGKRAAAAFLGGIVAMFGARMADGCPSGHGLSGMMQLSVSAFVALAMFFGVGIVVAAMVYGRRK, encoded by the coding sequence ATGGTTTTCTTGAATCGGCATGCGCGGCGTCCGGCGGCGCAGGGTTTTGGCTCTCAATCTTTTCAGGAGGGAACGCGAATGCAATCAAACAGGAACGACGGAGGCTGGAGCCCGTATCTGGCCGGGGCTTTGGTGGGCGTGCTGGCCATTCTTTCGGCCTATGCCACCACGGTCTGGCTGGGCAAGACGACCTATCTCGGCGCCTCGACGACCTTCGTGCGCGGGGCGGGCATCATTGAGAAGCAGGTCGTGCCGGAACGCGTGGAGGCCAACGAATATTTCACCAAGGAAAAGGTCAAGGTCGACTGGCAGTTCATGCTGGTGCTGGGCATCTTCGCCGGCGCGTTCATCGCGGCGTCCACGGACAAAAGCTTCAAGCTCGAAGGCGTGCCCCCGGTCTGGAAGGAGCGCTTCGGCCCGTCCGTGGGCAAGCGGGCCGCGGCCGCCTTTCTCGGCGGCATCGTGGCCATGTTCGGGGCGCGCATGGCCGACGGCTGCCCGAGCGGGCACGGTCTGAGCGGCATGATGCAGCTTTCGGTCAGCGCCTTCGTGGCCCTGGCCATGTTCTTTGGGGTCGGCATCGTCGTGGCGGCAATGGTCTACGGGAGGAGGAAGTGA
- a CDS encoding potassium channel family protein, whose product MKRFAVIGLGNFGFHAAKALYEDGNEVLAIDSDRARVQSIDPHCSEAMVLDATDKEAVKSLGLEETDGVIVSTGTKISNSILICLYLQEAGVKKILAKAIDDDHAKILRRMGATEIIHPERDMAIRVSRNLSRPNVLDFIPLAEEFDMIQVGAPREFIGKSLIQLNLRARYNVHVIAIKELVPENFVLVPPADYVIKDSDILVMLGKSADIRRIKELK is encoded by the coding sequence ATGAAACGTTTTGCGGTGATAGGCCTTGGCAACTTCGGTTTTCACGCCGCCAAGGCGCTCTACGAGGATGGCAACGAGGTGCTGGCCATCGACTCGGACCGGGCCAGGGTCCAATCCATCGACCCCCATTGCTCGGAGGCCATGGTCCTCGACGCGACGGACAAGGAGGCGGTCAAGTCCCTGGGCCTGGAGGAGACGGACGGGGTCATCGTCTCCACGGGGACCAAGATCAGCAACAGCATCCTCATCTGTCTGTACCTGCAGGAGGCCGGGGTGAAGAAGATCCTGGCCAAGGCCATCGACGACGACCACGCCAAGATCCTCCGGCGCATGGGTGCCACCGAGATCATCCATCCCGAACGGGACATGGCCATCCGCGTGTCCCGCAATCTCTCCCGGCCCAACGTGCTCGATTTCATCCCGCTGGCGGAGGAGTTCGACATGATCCAGGTCGGCGCCCCCCGGGAGTTCATCGGCAAGTCCCTCATCCAGCTGAACCTCCGTGCGAGGTACAACGTGCACGTCATCGCCATCAAAGAACTCGTGCCCGAGAACTTCGTCCTCGTCCCGCCCGCGGACTACGTCATCAAGGACAGCGACATCCTCGTCATGCTCGGCAAGTCCGCGGACATCCGCCGGATCAAGGAACTCAAGTAG
- a CDS encoding nucleotidyltransferase family protein: MNVRGVILAAGLGRRMGAVKQLLPFHGRPLLQHVIDAARSSTLAHVTLVLGNAHAEILPRIDARGLDVVLNPDFASGQSTSVRAGLAHGPDADGVMFLLGDQPLVGAPLIDLLVARFLAALPPALVPVHEGRPGNPAIIGRELMRDAEGLTGDVGARYMLRDNARHVRQIEIGDPAVFRDVDTMDDYLTLLAMRRQADHDVHRP; this comes from the coding sequence ATGAACGTGCGGGGCGTGATCCTGGCCGCCGGGCTCGGACGGCGCATGGGCGCGGTCAAACAGCTCCTGCCCTTCCACGGCAGACCGCTGCTGCAGCACGTCATCGATGCGGCCCGGTCCTCGACCCTCGCACACGTGACGCTGGTCCTCGGCAACGCCCATGCGGAGATCCTGCCACGGATCGACGCACGCGGCCTCGACGTTGTCCTGAACCCCGACTTCGCCTCCGGCCAGAGCACGTCGGTTCGCGCAGGGCTCGCCCACGGGCCGGATGCCGACGGCGTCATGTTCCTTCTCGGGGACCAGCCCCTGGTCGGCGCCCCGCTCATCGACCTTCTCGTGGCGCGCTTTCTGGCCGCCCTCCCCCCGGCCCTCGTGCCGGTCCACGAGGGCCGTCCCGGCAACCCCGCCATCATCGGCCGCGAGCTGATGCGTGATGCGGAAGGGCTGACGGGCGATGTCGGCGCCCGATACATGCTGCGCGACAACGCCCGGCATGTGCGACAGATCGAAATCGGTGACCCCGCCGTGTTTCGCGACGTGGACACCATGGACGACTACCTGACCCTGCTGGCCATGCGTCGGCAGGCTGATCACGATGTTCACAGACCCTGA
- a CDS encoding acyl-CoA thioesterase: MPERNPNPAAPVRAVAAPRGEPMSEPDRPGRQPKGLLVLRTLAMPKDTNPNGDIFGGWMLAQMDVAGGLMASEIAKGRTVTVSVEKMSFDKPVKVGDTVCIYAELQRVGTSSMDIKLEVWARQLVGAYEAERQLVTEGLFRYVAVDENRRPRKVPDNPLFFKRD; this comes from the coding sequence ATGCCGGAACGCAACCCCAACCCGGCCGCGCCCGTCCGGGCCGTGGCCGCACCGCGAGGAGAGCCCATGTCAGAGCCCGACAGACCAGGACGCCAGCCCAAGGGGCTGCTGGTCCTGCGCACCCTGGCCATGCCCAAGGACACCAACCCCAACGGCGACATCTTCGGCGGCTGGATGCTGGCCCAGATGGACGTGGCCGGTGGGCTCATGGCCTCGGAAATCGCCAAGGGCCGGACAGTGACCGTCAGCGTGGAGAAGATGTCCTTCGACAAGCCGGTCAAGGTCGGCGACACCGTCTGCATCTACGCGGAGCTCCAGCGCGTGGGGACCTCCTCCATGGACATCAAGCTGGAAGTCTGGGCCCGGCAGCTCGTCGGGGCCTACGAGGCCGAACGCCAGCTGGTGACGGAAGGCCTGTTCCGCTACGTGGCCGTGGACGAGAACCGCCGCCCGCGCAAGGTTCCGGACAACCCGCTCTTCTTCAAGCGGGACTAG